Below is a window of Oncorhynchus clarkii lewisi isolate Uvic-CL-2024 chromosome 19, UVic_Ocla_1.0, whole genome shotgun sequence DNA.
gtcaccggacgctccggactgggtaccgtcgccggacgctccggactgggtaccgtcgccggacgctccggactgggtaccgtcgccggacgctccggtctgtggcccgtcgccggactctccggtctgtggcccgtcgcgggaggttccggtctgtggtCCGTCGcgggaggttccggtctgtggcCCGTCGCGGGAGGTTTCTGTtctgtggcccgtcgccggacgctctggactggcgaggttcactgtaggcctggtgcgtggtgccggcgctggggacacacacctcagtgcgaggagcaggaacagggagtactggaccctggaggcgcactggaggcctggtgcgtggtgctggaactggtggtaccgggctgaggacacgcacctcagggcgagtgcggggaggaggaacaggacgcactgggctctggaggcgcacaggaagcctggtgcgtggtgttggcactggtggtactgggctggtgacacacacctcagggcgagtgcggggagcaggcacaggacgtactggactgtggaggtgtactggaggtctggagtgtagagctgacacaacccgtcctggctggatgtttatTTTCGCCCTGCAAATGCAGGgcactggcacaggacgcactgggctgtgcagactcaccggagacacagtacgcagagccggcgcaggatttcctggtccaaggaggtatactggagaccaggagcactGAGCCGGCACtctccttcctggctggatgcccattctagcccggccaatgcgaggagctggaatagaatGCACCGGGTTAGaatagcgcactggagacaccgtgtgcATTTCTGTATAACACAGTGTCTGACCAgttacacgctccccacggtaagcacgaggagttggctcaggtctcctacctgactcagccaatctcctcgtgtgcctcCCCCAATTGTTTTTATTGTGGCTGCCTCTCAGCGTCCGTGCTAGTCGTGTACCCTCATATCGTCACCGTTCCTCCTGTGCTTtctccacctgcttccatggcagggtcttgtcccctgccattacctcctcccagggtccaggatgtcctccactcctctttctcccgTGTCCACGATGTCCACTCCTCTTTGGCACACTGCTTGATCCTtttttggtgggttattctgtcacgttcgtcatatagaggagaccaaggcgcagcttgATATGAATACATCTTCTTTTAataaacgaagaacacttaacaaactatacaaaacatcaaaacaaccgtgaagctaatacgagtgctgacatgcaactacacatagacgaTAACCCACAGATaaaccaaggaatatggctacctaaatatggttcccaatcagagacaacgataaacagctgcctctgattgagaaccaatccaggcaaccatagacatataaacacctagactagaaaaaccctagacaatacaaaaacccacATACCAccctcatcacaccctgacctaaccaaaataataaagaaaacaacgataactaaggtcagggcgtgacactggctACCAATCACTTTTAGAATAGATTTTTCACTCGTATTAATCATGTTTAAGGCTCAGTTTAGCCCTATCCTATATCTCAGATATTTTATCTCCTTACGAGTGGGGACGCAGCCTGGGATCCTCTAGCAAAGCACTGTTGACCATTCCAAAGTCTAAAATTGCCATTAGAGCACCTAGACTTTGGAATGGTCTGTTAGAAGAGATAAGGTTTGCAGATTCAGTGCCCCTTTTTAAATCCCTACTGAAGACAGACTTTTATAAAAAATACATTCTTAGCAGTGACTTGTGAATTGTTTGTCCCTGGCCTAGCGACATATTAGAATATAATACTCCTTACATACAGATGCCTcacaaggccagcatcccggaattgcctcttcactattgacattgagactggtgttttgcgggtactatttaatgaagctgccatttgaggacttgtgaggcgtctgtttctcgaactagacactctaatgtacttgtcctcttgctcagttgtgcaccggggcctcctactcctctttctattctggctagagccagtttgcgctgttctgtgaagggagtagtacacattgttgtacgagatcttcagtttcttggcaagttctcacatggaatagccttcatttctcagaacaagaatagactgacaagtttcagaagaaagttccttgtttctggccattttgagcctgtaatcgaacccacaaatgctgatgctccagatactcaactagtctaaagaaggccagttttattgcttctttaatcagaacaacagttttcagctgtgctaacataatttcaaaatggttttctaatgatcaattatctttgtaaaattataaacttggattagctaacacaatgtgccattggaacacgggagtgatggttgctaataatgggcctcggtacgcctatgtagatattccatataaaatcagccatttccagctacagtagtcttttacaacattaacaatgtctacactgtatttctgatacattttatgttattttaatggacaaaaaaatgtgcttttctttcaaagacaaggaccccaaacttttgaaaaatAGTTCTTTCCCTAggcattattgtttctgttcctgtgaCTCTGTTTGTGTTCCATGTCTGTACactgcttgtgtttcttgttttgttccatgtttgtttatttattaaattattCACTCCCTGTATTTGCTTCCCGACTCCTCCCATCGTGCACGTTAGAGAGTAACACCTCACCAAAGTGGAGCCTCAGggatttactttttttttttgtgagtgtGGGTGACGTCGGGTCCGGGTGCCGCAACCggggatgcctcagctggctcgaccGGTTTCCATGCCTCAGCCGTTTCATCAGGTTTACAAGATGCGGTTGGCTCTGCAGTCTCCAACTCCTCAGCCAGGTCGGCAGGCTCCCGTGCTTCAGAAGAAGCAACCGGCCCGCTCCTTGTCCTCGGGACCGTCCTTCTGGTCAGCGTCAGAGCCGCGCatcggggagggggtactgtcacatacACTCCCTCTCCGGCATTCGAGGTCGTCAGGCTgctcattattacgcacacctgtcaccgccattacgcgcatcagcgcctcatcagactcacctggactcactcaccTGCCTGATGatcttccctatatatgtcactccctttggttctttcccgaggcgttattgtttctgttcctgttcctctgtTTGTGGTCCATGTCTGTACACTGCTcaggtttcttgttttgttccatgttcaTTTATTAATTAAATTATTCACTCCCTGTcattgcttcccgactcccagtgTACACGTtatactgtccctgtccctcttaCCTTCAAGAGAAAATAGCATGTTTTCTGTAAACAGAAGCTGTTCCTGCTGACTGCTGAGACAGTCACCAAAAGCTACAGGCACTTTTAACAACACATTCCACAGACACCGCCTTACCTGACTCAAGAGATTTATTTTTTAGAGACATTTTTCATCTTTCCcctacatttttattttagtaACCAGGGACATTCAATGGCAAGCGGTGATCAGATGGCAGAGATTGGGGCACCTGGGGACATGGAGGAGGTCAATGAAGCTCAGGGTCTAGAGGACGGATCCTCCCTCAAATCCACCATGGAGAGGAATGGGAAGACCCAACCCGACGGCCCGGTGAAGGAGAAGAAACTGGGGATGATGAAGCTATTCAGGGAGAGCATGAAGCGGGTTGGAGCGAGGAGTCCTCTGGCCTCAAACAGCAAAGGGTCAAAGGACAGACCCTATTCAGACCAGGGGGGGGACAGTATTGACCCTGAAGTGACATCTCTGACCCATCAGCTGCCGCCCACTCACTCACCAAGTAAGTTTTACTCGGGTTTATCCCTCTGTCAAATTAAGTGAGTTATGAAATATCCTCTTTAGTCAAGAAATGGCTTCCCAAGGTCATGGGAAGAGGAAGTCTCAGGAGACATAGAATGACAGTATAAATTACAGGAAGGACTCTTCTATGCACTCTATTGGGgacttgtattttatttattttcagccTGACATAGGCCAGACTGAGCAGGGGGTTTTCCTCATTACTCAATAATACATTCCTATCTTAATCAGAAAACTCCAGCTCCCAACCAAGCAGGATATACACTAACATATCTAAccttcaaacaataacaaatctgACAGAAGCTGCTTAACCAGTTGCCAACGTAGTATCTTTttctgtttgtgcgtgtgtgtgactgtacGACTTTCCGTTTgttcgcacacacacaaacagtcagcaCACCCACTATTACACTGAAAAAGTAGTTACATTTCTACCGGTATTCATTGTCAAAGAGatcagcaactctctctctctcaggtttgaGTGCTGGGTCTCCTGTGGCCTCTCCCCTGAAGAGTCCAGGTGAGTTTTTtcaaaggaaggagggagaagagagtgcAGAAGATTCACCACCATCCCAGAAAAAACACTCCAGAACACACTCAGGTACACTGCTGTTAACCCAACCGACCAGAACTTGTTCTTGTCAATGGTTGTTTTTAAAGGCTATTTGCACTAGGCATAGATGCTGTTCAAAGACAAGCACAAATACATCTCTTTCACTGAGAGAATTCTAGAGAGCTTTGTTGGGATACCCTTCTGTAATACAGGCGTTCCTAAACTTTTACTGCACATGACCCCAAATTGACACCAGAAAATGCAGAGGACCCCATTTGGGAAAATTATATTCCCCTAGTTAACGCTGTATGTTCATATTTACAACATTTTAGGTCCCGCAGGCTGTTCCAACACATAATAATGACATGAAAGTGCGTTCCAATAGTGTAAAAGGTCCTTAGTTGACACTAAAAGGTTGTATTCGTATATCTATTTGAAGATAAATGTTATTATTTTGTTTGATAAGAttaagtttgggaaccactgtcaaTCTGTTTTCTATATTGGCCATCTATAGACCCATCAACCATTGGGGACTCTCTTCTGAAGAAGGGGGCTTCCATTCGACGGAGTTTGAGACTTGTGGGGAataagaaggacaagaccctcaAACAGGAGCCGCTCCAGTCTGTCACTGAGGtcacagtggaggagaagagggagaagaagaaagaagagaTCAATGAGTCATACATACTCCCAGAGATACCCCTCATACCCCCCTCAGGCaaggctctgtctgtctctctttctttcaataTCAAAGTCAAAGAGATCACCCAGCTAGAACATTTGGTtacttggaagttgtgggaatgtatgATTTTCCATTGATTCTTCAAAAAAAGCGATATGTTTTCTAACcggtaaaacttttttttttatgttatgAGAACGGAAGTGATTATTTCAACTGTTCTTGGAATGTACATTTTTAGGGTGTAGGAAGGTTATTAGAACATTTTACaatggttccctgaaagttttcctgggaggtttttaTTAACGTTCCGAGACCAtaaattataggttatttgaaAGGAATTCAAACTTTTTGGGctacccaaccaaattcacatagaaacgtgagttatagatctgtcattctcattgaaagcaagtctacgaagtggtagatctgttctatgtgcactatttctatgctgcCCTTTCTTAAATTTCATTTTTGTCTTTtccttttggttttgtacaccagctgaaaattGAAATGCAAGATTTTCTAGGGATTTAGATGGtataatgattctctacactatacttgcttgttttgtcacattaaCTGAAAGTAAActattatacagtggggcaaaaaagtatttagtcagcccccAATTGTGCcatttctcccacttaaaaagatgagcgaggcctgtaattttcatcataggtacacttcaactatgacagacaaaatgagagagaaaaaatccagaaaatcacattgtaggatttttaatgaatttatttgcaaattatggtggaaaataagtatttggtcaataacaaaagtttatctcaatactttgttatataccctttgttggcaatgacagaggtcaaatgttttctgtaagtcttttacacacactgttgctggtattttggcccattcctccatgcagatctcctctagagcagtgatgttttggggctgttgctgggcaacacagactttcaactccctccaaagattttctatggggttgagatctggagactggctaggccactccaggaccttgaaatgcttcttaggaagccacttcttcgttgcccaggcggtgtgtttgggatcattgtcatgctgaaagacccagccacgtttaattttcaatgcccttgctgaaggaaggaggttttcactcaaaatctcatgatacatggccccattcattctttcctttacacgaatcagtcgtcctggtccctttgcagaataacagccccaaagcatgatgtttccacccccatgcttcacagtaggtatggtgttctttggatgcaactcagcattctttgtcctccaaacacgacgagttgagtttttaccaaaaagttatattttggtttcatctgaccatatgacattctcccaatcttcttctggatcatccaaatgctctctagcaaacttcagacgggcctggacatgtactggcttaagcagggggacacgtctggcactgtaggatttgagtccctggcggcgtagtgtgttactgatggtaggctttgttactttgggtcccagctctctgcaggtcattcactaggtccccccgtgtggttctgggatttttgctcaccgttcttgtgatcattttgaccccacggggtgagatcttgcgtggagccccagatcgagggagattatcagtggtcttgtatgtcttccatttcctaataattgctcccacagttgatttcttcaaaccaagctgcttacctattgcagattcagtcttcccagcctggtgcaggtctacaattttgtttctggtggctctttggtcttggccacagtggagtttggagtgtgactgtttgaggttgtggacaggtgtcttttatactgataacaagttcaaacaggtgccattaatacaggtaacgagtggaggacagaggagcctcttaaagaagaagttacaggtctgtgagagccagaaatcctgcttgtttgtaggtgaccaaatacttattttccaccataatttgcaaataaattcataaaaaatcctacaatgtaattttctggatttattttcttctcattttgtctgtcatagtagaagtgtacctatgatgaaaaatacaggcctctctcatctttttaagtgggagaacttgcacaattggtggctgactaaatacttttttgccccactgtaattttTGCCAGAAAATGGCAGTGAAatctgcatagtgcacctttagaaattgttctgagaacatgtttcagTAATACTGTTAATAGTACTGCTAGCTTAGTttgggttaactgttttgaactccaagcacagttGGGACACACAGAAATTCATTTTCTTCTGCATTAATCATGCAAAAACATTTCTTATTTATTGTGGCATGGCGTCAGTGAGATTCTAACCTCTGATCTTCTGTCTTCTATCCAAGGAATTAGTCCTCTGCGCCACCAGGATGGGGCTAGCGTGTCATTTTTTAAAACTCATATAAAACTGTTCATTTTactctattcaaacagaccccatttcaaaggaaacaagcactcattaagatcaggtgtggccaattagtggaaCACTTAagcacacttaacaagatagaggatagagagagttttgttgaagCTGAGAGTGGAATGTATGTTTTTAAGTAGCGTTCTTTGAACGTTACTagtgttttcttgtggttttatggaaagttttgttaatgttctgagaacatgattTTAAGTAGAACCATGTAGGAACCTGtgggaaacgttatgctgaaatTCCtacctaagaaacatatggttctcagaacgttatgtgctaccTGGCTATCCTGCATCCTTCCCAGATCATTGTGGGTAGGTTGTAtgtaaaataaccataggacaaccacgctctcaccaagctctaagaaacatatgatTCTCCTGGCATTAGGTGCTAGCTGGgcagcaactctctctctctctctcactcaggttTGACTGCTGGGTCTCCTGTGGGCTCTCCCCTGAAGAGTCCGGTTGGGTTCTTCCAaataaaggagggaggagagattgCAGAAGATTCACCACCATCCCAGAAAAAACACTCCAGAACACACTCAGGTACACCACTGTTTACCCAACCAACCATAACTTGTTTTTGTCAATGGATGTTTTTAGAGGCTGTTTGCAGTAGGCATAAATGCTGTTCAAAGATGAGCACAAATACATATTTTTGACTGACAGAATTCAAGCGAGCTCCGTTGCGATATCCTGAGTCTTTTTAAGGTCTTCATAATCTGATCTCTGTATTGGCCATCTATAGACCCATCAACCATTGGGGACTCTCTTCTGAAGAAGGGGGCTTCCATTCGAAGGAGTTTTCGACTTGTGGGGAATAAGAAGACCCTCAAACAGGAGCAGCTCCAGTCTGTCACTGAGAtcacagtggaggagaagagagcggGGGAGGAGAGCGTAGAGATCAAAGAGTCATACATACTCCCAGAGATACCCCTCACACCCCTCTCAGGTGAGgctcacccccccctcccctctctcactccccctctttctcactcacactctctttctctctcactttgatTTGTCTCGTCCATCTTTCTTTGTTTTAGCAACAGAGATCACAAGAGATCTTATCTGTGATGTAAATCACTACGCTtgtgtgtgcagtatgtgtgtATTGGGTAACACAGCCTGAACTTCCACAGACGGATAACAAAGTCGTCTCTCTATGCACTAAGgccttcactctgtctgctcttgATTTCCAGTGATGCAGATCAACGAGCTGATTAAGACTGAGGTGCTGGAGGAGGCCCACCTGAACCTCCTCTCCCTACGCCAGGAGTTCCAGCGGGAGAGGGATGAGTGCACGGAGGAGGCCTCCCCCATGGAGCTGGCAAAGAAGGAGAAGGACCTGAGCATCCTTTACAGAGCCATGCAGGAAAAGGTGAAGGAGATAGTGCGCAACTCCAACAGCCTTCCCTCCCTCAACAAGGAGCTCCTGATACATGTGGCCCGCGTCAtccaggaggaagagaagagggaggcAGAGCCTGGGGGCGTGGTTGGGCTAGGGGACTGGCGGGGTGCCTGGAGGGAGGCTGTGAGCGAGGGGGTCGAGGCAACGTTGAAGAGAGTTCCTCTGGACAGGCCCGAGCAGAATGCCTCCTGGCTGGCTATCCACCTGGGTCTGCTGGGCAAGGCCATCGTAGAAGACTTGGAGAAGGTGAAGAGAGAGCTGCAGGGCTCTTACCCACCCAGCTTCAACGTGTTCAGCACTTACATGAGCTGTTACCATGGTGCTGTCAGCCAGCACCTGAACACGCTTCAGCAGCAGGTGACAGATCTGAAGGACTACTACGCCCTGCTGGACTGGATCATCAATCGCTATGAGAGGTGAGGAAGACTAAAAGTCATTGTCTTGACTAAGAATTACAGTGTATATAAACAAAATGTTTTCTAAGACTCAAAATGGTGAGTATTATTGTATCTGAGAGACACCATCCCTGTTGAACAGTGAGAAGATAATGGGCAGTCCTTCATTGAGACCAGAGATGGAGGCTGAGAAAACAGGCCTCTCATTGGAGGAGGGCTTCCTGGACCAGCTCAAGGGGAAATACTGCATGCGGGCTAAGGTAAGGGATCGAACACCCCtaagagacagatggaaagatgTTTAGGAGGAATTCAGATTGAAAGCAGGTACACTAGAAGAGTTCACAAAACCTTTTGTTATGTTTTGCTCATCAGTCCTTTAGCCTTTTATTCTTTTGCTTTCCCTGTCTTTTCCAGGAGGACATGAGAGCTTCGCTGGATAAAATATTAGAGCTTGAAAATGAGGACATTTGGATAAAGAAACAGGCACCAGAG
It encodes the following:
- the LOC139375147 gene encoding exocyst complex component 3-like protein 4 isoform X1; the encoded protein is MASGDQMAEIGAPGDMEEVNEAQGLEDGSSLKSTMERNGKTQPDGPVKEKKLGMMKLFRESMKRVGARSPLASNSKGSKDRPYSDQGGDSIDPEVTSLTHQLPPTHSPSLSAGSPVASPLKSPGEFFQRKEGEESAEDSPPSQKKHSRTHSDPSTIGDSLLKKGASIRRSLRLVGNKKDKTLKQEPLQSVTEVTVEEKREKKKEEINESYILPEIPLIPPSGLTAGSPVGSPLKSPVGFFQIKEGGEIAEDSPPSQKKHSRTHSDPSTIGDSLLKKGASIRRSFRLVGNKKTLKQEQLQSVTEITVEEKRAGEESVEIKESYILPEIPLTPLSVMQINELIKTEVLEEAHLNLLSLRQEFQRERDECTEEASPMELAKKEKDLSILYRAMQEKVKEIVRNSNSLPSLNKELLIHVARVIQEEEKREAEPGGVVGLGDWRGAWREAVSEGVEATLKRVPLDRPEQNASWLAIHLGLLGKAIVEDLEKVKRELQGSYPPSFNVFSTYMSCYHGAVSQHLNTLQQQVTDLKDYYALLDWIINRYESEKIMGSPSLRPEMEAEKTGLSLEEGFLDQLKGKYCMRAKEDMRASLDKILELENEDIWIKKQAPETDDEHFLNSDLHMDIWTTVKSNAVNSKRIDVNLEMRVVCSCLEELQQFPKRFETKLRYCCNSVENPSLWADYQITYINSFTALMEHMEGYRESCPTQVDHLSREVDGLVNRLVRSLEDQFKNDVRPYLRRMMTRKWLSTDEDFQQLYSRTEKLTHRCSQMRPPYVQTFLSCLHYYVVKEYVSQLMKNNYSCKNRKHDKAATKMRVQWDKLKDLFEEMTTHDWLHPVGDHLSNIIGETNKRDIKNHLKLFVADYPDISKKHLSAVLYFRGLMRGRERQAILQRLTELKRELGTAGNIGDNRRALFSDMQVTNTDRLADIPFFCFLLPDS
- the LOC139375147 gene encoding exocyst complex component 3-like protein 4 isoform X2, whose translation is MASGDQMAEIGAPGDMEEVNEAQGLEDGSSLKSTMERNGKTQPDGPVKEKKLGMMKLFRESMKRVGARSPLASNSKGSKDRPYSDQGGDSIDPEVTSLTHQLPPTHSPSLSAGSPVASPLKSPDPSTIGDSLLKKGASIRRSLRLVGNKKDKTLKQEPLQSVTEVTVEEKREKKKEEINESYILPEIPLIPPSGLTAGSPVGSPLKSPVGFFQIKEGGEIAEDSPPSQKKHSRTHSDPSTIGDSLLKKGASIRRSFRLVGNKKTLKQEQLQSVTEITVEEKRAGEESVEIKESYILPEIPLTPLSVMQINELIKTEVLEEAHLNLLSLRQEFQRERDECTEEASPMELAKKEKDLSILYRAMQEKVKEIVRNSNSLPSLNKELLIHVARVIQEEEKREAEPGGVVGLGDWRGAWREAVSEGVEATLKRVPLDRPEQNASWLAIHLGLLGKAIVEDLEKVKRELQGSYPPSFNVFSTYMSCYHGAVSQHLNTLQQQVTDLKDYYALLDWIINRYESEKIMGSPSLRPEMEAEKTGLSLEEGFLDQLKGKYCMRAKEDMRASLDKILELENEDIWIKKQAPETDDEHFLNSDLHMDIWTTVKSNAVNSKRIDVNLEMRVVCSCLEELQQFPKRFETKLRYCCNSVENPSLWADYQITYINSFTALMEHMEGYRESCPTQVDHLSREVDGLVNRLVRSLEDQFKNDVRPYLRRMMTRKWLSTDEDFQQLYSRTEKLTHRCSQMRPPYVQTFLSCLHYYVVKEYVSQLMKNNYSCKNRKHDKAATKMRVQWDKLKDLFEEMTTHDWLHPVGDHLSNIIGETNKRDIKNHLKLFVADYPDISKKHLSAVLYFRGLMRGRERQAILQRLTELKRELGTAGNIGDNRRALFSDMQVTNTDRLADIPFFCFLLPDS